Part of the Quercus robur chromosome 5, dhQueRobu3.1, whole genome shotgun sequence genome, TTGTTTGCTTCCATTTTGAGGTTTTTCTGCCAGCGCACCAGTTTCCTCTTTCCCACTAGGCAATGCGATGGACCCAGAAGTGACAGCATTTGGATCCGGTGGCATAGATCGAGGATAACAAATTTCATCTGAGGCTGGAAGGGGCTTGCCATAGTTTTGAGCTATATCATAACCACCACCATAAGGTGTTGGATCATAATCATCAAATTCAGGTACATTAAACTCCACAGTAGAGTAAgatatcacaaattgagtcaaACCAGGATTGTAATCCCCACCATAAACATGAGGGTCATACTCAATACATCTAGGCTCACTGAAAGTAGAGGTAGAATATGCAACTGATGAATAGCTATGTGGAGGATTGTAAGCACTATAACAAGGGATTGAGTTATACTCAAAGAACTGATAATTGTTGGAATCATAGCTAGGATAATAATCCATTAAGCCATGACTTGGAACTGAATCATAACTATCACCATAAGGGGTAGGATTGTACTCACCAAGATCATCCTCAAGATAGCTGGATCTGTAGTAGGCCATTGTTGATCAGTCAAACTCAATTTCTCCAGCAGTAatcttatacttttttttttttgcttatacaGTTATCTTATTCATTACTCAATGTTAGCAAAAAGCAACTTCTTGGAGAATGGCTAGGACATAAAGTGGCTTTCGCGCATTATTAAAAATGCATATCtttagtttaccaaaaaaaaaaaagaaaaagaagaagaagaagaagataatgcATATCTTTAGGGTTAATCTTATCCATCTGCCCATCCATCTACTTATCCCTATCACACAATTTTGATCtaatttgagaataaaaaacaaattttgcaCATGCATGAAAAATGGAGAACTCGATTTATGTAGAGAACTTTGTTGTTATGCGGGTAAAAGTTACTTCtcttaccaaaaagaaaaaaaagagggagaagctAGCTATTATAATTTGTTTGCAAATTGCAATGTGATTTCCACTGAGAACCAATGAGATATTTTGACATTTCAACAAAGCTGTGGCCCATAACTTTTCCTTTAGTCTAAGGAGAGGACAATTATTTCAAAGTTTGATTGAAGACAATTATTACTTTTTGAGACCATTAGATCCCAATAATGGACTTAGATGTGACAGGAAAGTATCCTGAGAAATTTGTTAAACAGGatatcctttttttatttttcctaagaAATTAGCACTAGATCCCAACATAATTATGCTTGAGAATGCACTATCACTTGGCTTGGAGGTACGCCAGTGTCGCCATTCAACTGTAACCGGTATTTGATACAATGATCATTGTGTCATCCTATCATGACCAGCCAATTGGACAAATCTCAGCCAGTGTAGATGCAGTAGATGATGGACTAAAGTCACTATACTACCAaccttttacttatcaaaaaagaaaggaatataCTCAGCATCAAGCTTTCATGTGATCAAAGGCCTTTTGGTAAAGCACTATTGCCTAGTTCTCCCATAGAGTATCTAGGTTTGAATGTTCATCCCCCACGAGTTAAATTATGTGTAATGGTTATATATGTAATTGTACCGTTacaatcaacatttttttttttttttggttctttgttttACATCCCGCGCACACATGCGCACGCACACAcgagggaaaacaaaaaaaatgaagaatagtGGTTGACAAACGTGATTAAAACTTGACATTTCTACATTTCAAGGAGCACGATTGGCATTTGGATTGTTTTTACAGATCGGTGACTTTATCCATGGCAAGCTGATCACTTCCTCAAATGACCTTTAGTGTTAACTGTTATAGGACCACTGGCCGGCCCTAGGCTTAGGCCAATTAGGCCATTGCCTAGGGCCCCCTCACTAGAAAAGGCCCCAAATTTTGgggcaaatttttttattttttttatatataaatatttttggaagatattaaaacattttagtttacatttttttcacTGTTAAGAAGATTCAAAGAATtaaataatgctagagatagagatagagataagataaatttaaataaatagatCTTACAAATAGATGTGTTACTAATCACAAGtaattcaaataagaaaatgttaaaaatactgtaaatttTACgacataacttttatttatttaattatttttatacaagataaaaatgttgccttagcctaatctaagtgtatatatgtgtgcaACTCTCTTTTAGAGACTTAAATCTCGGTCATTACCCTCTACATCATACAAaaacttatacttgtggagtgatcatTGTACCAAGAGTTCATGGTGGTCttcataacttttataatttgatgtgaCAATGAATATGATAGTTAGATTTCAACAAACTAttgaatgcatttttgaatgaatatttgtgattggtgatatatttttgtaattctcatgttgtaaattttataatatttctagtatttttgtAAGCCTTATGTCATTAATAACATTCATTACAACACaaatttgtagtaaaatttgttataactttaacattttcttaaaaaaaatcatattaaaaagtaaaaagaatggatttaaaaaaaattagtatataaaatgctagttaaatattatttaagtgataacatAAAGGCCCTATTTGAAAATTTCGCCTTAGGCCTCCGAAACACTTGGGCCAGCCCTGGGACCAGTCTAACTGGAACACAGTCCCATAGTTGACCTAATATATGATGGACTTATCAAAATACCATAGAAGATCCAATATGATTCATTTCATGCCAACAGATACCAGGACACCAAAGATTTGATCAAGTAGCAAGCctcatgcaaaaaaaaacaaggatACACAAGTTAACACTGCAACAAAGAAAAACagtttcaatttaaagaatttaaGCAATCAACTCAACTCTTGTGAACGTTTGAATGATTAATTCCAATAATTCCATCCATCAGGTTCCACACACCACCTAAAATTAGGCCTCTTATGTTAAGCATTTAAACGCAATAAGTTGTGTATAAAACTACTTTTGAAATTAAATGATAGGAATGGTATATAATGACTTTGTCTATGTATTGCCATGCAACTTTAGCATGGAAAGAATGTAGAATGACTTCAATCTCTATCAGATGTCTGAAAATGGTCAGAAGGTTGAAATGATACGCCACTGCAAGAATGCACTATCGGATGTGCATTAAGTTTGCAACATAGTTTACCTGGCTGCCTTGCCTAAGGTGTTAAGGTGATAATGCATAGATTCAAACTTTTAAGTGATGTCAAACATACGCATGTGACTATCGCCAAACTAGCAAAGGGTGATAtgacatgcttgacattgttaGAAAAGcacaacagaaaataattttattttttatgaatttcaAGGAGCACTGCTTTATGCTGCAAAAAAGAttgaataacaaaagaaaattgatatcACATATCAATGAATCCAACTACAAATAGTTGCTGCATAAGTAACTCTGGATTAAACATAGATTCATGTAACTCAAAATCCCCTTTGCATAACATAGTCATACAGCAAAGCTACGCCTTCCTCCAGTTGATGCTACTTAGGTTGATCTTACAAAACATACAAGAACACTGCATCTGACCAAATTCATTTTATAAGCAGGTTTTCTGACCTCATGTTAAACTATCCATGCACTATAGTTTGCAGACACTAAAGAATGATAAATTGCAACTGCTATCAGGCTAAGAACTTCAAAAACAAGCCTTAACTACCTGCAATCATAACAGCACAAAACAAAATGGATTACAATCATGATAGGTCTAAATTTAACAAGTGGAAGATAAAACTGGTACAATTCAATCACTGTATATACACAACGGATAATTTTTCATGGGCAAGTAAATTCAGAAACCTCATCTTgcaaagaaatttgaaatagaaaaagaaaaactgaatCAATAGAAAAGACAGTGTGACTCTAAAGTTCCACTACCTCAGCCAGAGGCAGAGTCTGTAGTAGTTGCCTCTTGTCTGAGTTTTCTCTTCTCAGGAGGGGAGCCATCTCTCCGTCTTTCATACCTTCTACTCTCATATTTTGAATTACTATGTTTAGGTTGATAAGTAGGGTATTTGCAAGGAATGATCTCCCCATTGATATATTTATCCcctaaaacaaaagaagatataacgttattaaaaaaaataaaaaagaagaagaagaagaagattagaAAGATCATCATAGCATCATTACAATATATATGAACATAAAGAAAACTATATGTCA contains:
- the LOC126727304 gene encoding uncharacterized protein At5g39570 gives rise to the protein MAYYRSSYLEDDLGEYNPTPYGDSYDSVPSHGLMDYYPSYDSNNYQFFEYNSIPCYSAYNPPHSYSSVAYSTSTFSEPRCIEYDPHVYGGDYNPGLTQFVISYSTVEFNVPEFDDYDPTPYGGGYDIAQNYGKPLPASDEICYPRSMPPDPNAVTSGSIALPSGKEETGALAEKPQNGSKQSLANEEEQQLHDISDKGLDSHKEEPFQGDGSGYGNGIAEEHGYESYDKPVPEPPSGYGLEAMDLCESLFGYWPCLSREKRRCDRQYCADEGSNSDPWKGTADYLFGSSNPYGERRAVEGSYVDSNYGYERHYQEQPLYRQVYYDE